The Brassica napus cultivar Da-Ae chromosome C7, Da-Ae, whole genome shotgun sequence genome has a segment encoding these proteins:
- the LOC106397450 gene encoding cytochrome P450 CYP82D47-like, whose product MDFNELFLLFALSLIPLSFLILRRKKSKGTAPMVPGAWPVVGHLPMYRSVKPQAHVAFGAMADVYGPAFMTKIGSRNALVISSEEVAREVYTVHDKFLRRQDMIAGEILGYDGLLLLVSPQGAYWGEIRKIVISQLMSASVVDTFKGRRAGEADVAFRDLYMRWEQHNGRPHQKGVLVDMKPVFVNVATNMTVMMVAGKRYYGNSPNCEAGEARRIGKLILEAVQNFGRYFISDFIPYLGWLEWKEKKIMKRMAQELDYVVESWIEEHKNKRRESEKDYLDMLIEIIEQHKILGSSDAHKTTKAICLNLAISGSDAVVAILVWAVSLLVNNQHVLRKAQEELDRTIGNQRVVEESDLKDLVYLQAIVKETFRLYPPAPFVAYRETTEDFVIANGNFHIPAGTHVMVNEWKVQRDPTIWPNPEEFEPERFLTSHKEVDAGGKMNHKLFPFGLGRRACPASLLGTKMVQYILARFLHSFDVANPSNQNVDMSEDNALVNLKATPLEVFITPRLHESLYLVDRNSENFSNKA is encoded by the exons ATGGATTTCAATGAGCTGtttcttctctttgctctctccCTTATCCCTCTTTCTTTCTTGATACTTCGTCGAAAGAAGAGTAAAGGTACAGCGCCTATGGTCCCGGGAGCATGGCCGGTGGTCGGCCATTTACCAATGTATCGCTCTGTAAAGCCACAAGCACATGTTGCGTTCGGGGCCATGGCCGATGTGTACGGACCCGCGTTCATGACGAAAATTGGTTCTCGCAACGCCCTGGTCATAAGCAGCGAAGAGGTGGCTAGAGAAGTCTACACCGTCCACGACAAGTTCTTACGTCGACAAGACATGATTGCAGGTGAAATTTTAGGATACGATGGCTTGCTCCTGTTGGTTAGCCCTCAGGGAGCGTACTGGGGAGAGATACGGAAGATAGTGATATCACAACTTATGTCAGCCTCAGTGGTTGATACGTTCAAGGGTCGTAGAGCCGGAGAGGCTGACGTGGCGTTCAGAGACTTGTACATGAGGTGGGAACAGCACAATGGTCGGCCTCATCAAAAAGGAGTCTTGGTGGACATGAAGCCAGTGTTTGTCAATGTCGCCACAAACATGACGGTGATGATGGTCGCGGGGAAGAGATATTACGGGAATAGTCCCAACTGCGAAGCGGGAGAAGCAAGGAGAATTGGGAAGTTGATTCTGGAGGCAGTCCAGAACTTCGGTCGCTACTTTATATCTGATTTTATACCATACCTGGGTTGGTTGGAATGGAAGGAAAAGAAGATAATGAAGAGAATGGCTCAAGAGTTGGACTATGTTGTTGAATCTTGGATTGAAGAGCACAAGAataagaggagagagagtgaaAAGGATTACTTGGACATGCTCATTGAGATCATTGAACAACACAAGATTCTAGGCTCGAGTGATGCTCATAAAACCACTAAAGCCATCTGCCTT AACCTGGCTATTTCTGGGAGCGATGCAGTTGTTGCGATTCTAGTTTGGGCTGTATCGTTGCTCGTGAACAACCAGCACGTGTTGAGGAAAGCTCAAGAAGAGTTGGACCGCACAATCGGTAATCAGAGAGTAGTGGAGGAGTCCGACCTCAAAGACTTGGTTTATCTCCAAGCCATTGTCAAGGAAACATTTCGTTTGTACCCTCCAGCCCCCTTCGTCGCTTATAGGGAAACGACCGAAGATTTTGTCATTGCCAATGGCAACTTTCATATTCCCGCAG GGACACACGTGATGGTAAATGAGTGGAAGGTCCAGAGAGATCCGACTATATGGCCAAACCCGGAAGAGTTCGAGCCAGAGAGATTCTTGACATCTCACAAAGAAGTGGATGCTGGTGGGAAGATGAATCATAAGCTCTTTCCATTTGGGTTAGGACGACGAGCTTGCCCCGCATCTCTTTTAGGTACGAAGATGGTTCAGTACATCCTGGCTAGGTTCTTACACAGCTTTGACGTGGCAAACCCATCAAACCAAAACGTGGACATGTCGGAGGACAACGCCTTGGTCAATCTCAAAGCCACTCCTCTTGAAGTCTTCATTACTCCTCGGCTGCATGAGTCCCTTTACCTTGTTGATCGCAACAGCGAAAACTTCTCCAACAAGGCTTAA
- the LOC125590140 gene encoding spermidine coumaroyl-CoA acyltransferase-like: MANQTKPILPLLVNKKPLELIKPSKHTPSETLSLSTLDNDLFNEVMYATIYVFKANEKNQNDPVPLLRKALSELLVYYYPLSGKLMRRESDRKLQLVFGGEGVPFEVATAALNLSSLNYIENLDDQVALRLVPDIEIDYDSNISYHPLALQVTKFACGGFTIGTALTHAVCDGFGVAQIIHALTELAAGKSEPTVKPVWQRERLVGQFDDEAAKMPGGHITSLLATSPYIPASEMVTETINIRAGNIKRLKDSLMRECGYPKEGFTTYEVLSSCIWKARSRALKLNLDGITVLGVAVGIRHVLDPPLPQGFYGNAYVDVYIELTVRELQEASISEIAKHVKKAKKTAHDKGYLEEELRNTERLMRDDAKFEGVSDGLLFLTDWRNIGWFGSMDFGWSEPVNLRPLTEQKSAVHIGMILKPSQLDPSMEGGVKVIMTLPRVAMVDFKREMDAMNKLYS; this comes from the exons ATGGCAAACCAAACAAAACCGATCTTACCTCTATTAGTCAATAAGAAACCACTTGAGCTTATTAAACCCTCAAAACACACCCCTTCTGAAACTCTCTCCCTTTCTACTTTGGATAACGATCTTTTCAATGAAGTTATGTATGCAacaatttatgttttcaaagccAATGAAAAGAACCAAAATGATCCTGTCCCTTTGCTTAGGAAGGCTTTGTCCGAACTTCTTGTGTACTACTATCCCCTTTCAGGCAAGCTCATGAGACGAGAGAGTGATCGAAAACTTCAGCTAGTTTTTGGGGGTGAGGGAGTTCCATTTGAGGTCGCTACTGCAGCCCTCAACCTCTCCTCTCTAAACTATATAGAAAATCTTGATGACCAAGTTGCTTTGCGCCTTGTACCTGATATCGAAATAGACTACGATAGCAACATCTCTTATCATCCACTAGCTTTGCAG GTGACCAAGTTCGCATGTGGAGGATTCACCATAGGCACAGCGTTGACGCACGCCGTATGTGACGGATTCGGTGTGGCTCAGATCATCCATGCTTTAACCGAGTTAGCTGCAGGAAAGAGTGAGCCAACGGTGAAGCCGGTGTGGCAGAGAGAACGGTTGGTCGGACAATTTGATGATGAAGCGGCTAAAATGCCTGGCGGGCACATTACTAGCCTTTTAGCCACCTCACCATATATTCCAGCCAGTGAAATG GTAACGGAGACAATAAACATTCGAGCTGGTAATATAAAGAGGCTTAAAGACTCTTTGATGAGAGAGTGCGGGTACCCTAAAGAGGGTTTCACTACTTATGAAGTACTTAGCTCTTGCATATGGAAAGCAAGATCTCGAGCACTGAAGCTAAACCTTGACGGGATCACTGTCCTTGGCGTAGCTGTTGGAATCCGACACGTTTTAGATCCGCCACTTCCTCAAGGATTCTACGGTAACGCCTACGTAGATGTCTATATCGAGTTAACCGTGAGAGAACTCCAGGAAGCATCAATCTCTGAAATTGCTAAGCACGTGAAGAAAGCCAAGAAAACAGCTCATGACAAGGGCTATCTCGAGGAAGAGCTAAGGAACACGGAGAGATTGATGAGGGATGATGCGAAGTTCGAAGGGGTGAGCGATGGActattgtttcttacggattgGAGGAACATTGGTTGGTTCGGATCAATGGATTTTGGTTGGAGCGAGCCGGTGAATCTGCGGCCGTTGACCGAGCAGAAGAGTGCAGTGCATATAGGGATGATATTGAAACCTTCACAACTTGATCCATCAATGGAAGGTGGAGTTAAAGTGATCATGACGTTGCCAAGAGTTGCAATGGTTGACTTCAAGCGAGAGATGGATGCTATGAACAAACTTTACTCTTAA
- the LOC125590141 gene encoding cytochrome P450 CYP82D47-like yields the protein MDLIQLLFLTALSILSIPFLLINSLLRPRSKKKHTVYTAPGAWPLIGHLAFYDDVKTTHVAFGEMADKYGPVFMAKLGSHNVLIISSQEVAKECYTVHDKFLDRPGLTASTLLGYNDTFMTFIPYGAYWRDMRKITTSEVLSASVMETFKFRRAREADVAFRDLYKRWDQKGRPKNGVLVDMKREFQYLTANISLMMVAGKRYFGESPNCDTGEATRCGKLIREFIDYFGLLLFSDAIPALGFMDWVIKRGMKRTAKGLDKVVESWVEEHKNKDFGGGSEKDFMILIMEIFKTDKVLSLDDAHATIKALSLNLVLSGSETSIVVLVWAVSLLVNNPNVLRKAQEELDRTIGKERVVEESDIKDLVYIQAIIKETFRLYPSVPLVAYRTVMEDFDIVNGNYHIPAGTQLLVNAWKIGRDPNLWSDPEKFEPERFLTSNKDVDFGGQNYKLIAFGLGRRTCPAIHLGLRVVHYILARFLHSFDVARPSSQEVDMTQTNGMVNLKTTPLEVIVTPRLHETLYTADRTA from the exons ATGGATTTGATTCAGCTTCTTTTTCTCACtgctctctctattctctcaatCCCCTTCCTCCTCATAAACTCACTGCTACGTCCCAGGAGCAAAAAGAAGCATACTGTGTATACAGCCCCTGGAGCGTGGCCCTTAATCGGCCATTTAGCGTTCTATGACGATGTCAAGACGACCCACGTTGCTTTTGGGGAAATGGCCGACAAGTACGGACCCGTGTTCATGGCAAAGCTTGGTTCTCACAACGTCCTGATCATAAGCAGCCAAGAGGTGGCCAAAGAATGCTACACCGTCCACGACAAATTCTTGGACCGGCCTGGCCTCACCGCTTCGACGCTCCTAGGCTACAACGACACGTTCATGACGTTTATCCCTTATGGTGCTTACTGGAGAGATATGAGGAAGATAACTACCTCTGAGGTCTTATCAGCCTCGGTCATGGAAACCTTCAAGTTTCGTAGGGCTAGAGAAGCCGATGTGGCGTTCAGAGACTTATACAAGAGGTGGGACCAAAAGGGTAGACCTAAGAACGGAGTCTTGGTGGACATGAAGCGAGAGTTTCAGTATCTAACCGCGAACATCTCGCTGATGATGGTCGCAGGGAAGAGATACTTTGGGGAAAGCCCTAACTGTGACACCGGAGAAGCGACGAGATGTGGAAAGCTGATACGAGAGTTTATTGATTACTTCGGGTTACTCTTGTTCTCCGATGCCATACCAGCTCTAGGTTTTATGGATTGGGTTATCAAGAGAGGCATGAAGAGAACGGCTAAAGGGTTAGATAAGGTTGTTGAAAGTTGGGTTGAAGAACACAAGAATAAGGATTTTGGTGGTGGGAGTGAAAAGGACTTCATGATTCTGATCATGGAGATTTTCAAAACAGACAAGGTTCTTAGTCTTGATGATGCTCATGCAACCATCAAGGCCCTCTCACTC AACTTGGTATTGTCAGGGAGCGAGACATCAATTGTAGTTTTGGTTTGGGCTGTCTCGCTGCTCGTGAACAACCCAAACGTGTTGAGGAAAGCTCAAGAGGAGCTTGACCGTACTATTGGCAAGGAAAGAGTTGTAGAAGAGTCTGACATCAAAGATTTAGTTTACATCCAAGCCATTATCAAGGAAACATTCCGTTTGTACCCATCAGTGCCTCTCGTCGCCTATAGAACTGTGATGGAGGACTTCGACATCGTCAATGGAAACTATCATATTCCTGCAG GGACACAATTGCTCGTAAATGCGTGGAAGATTGGGAGGGATCCAAATTTGTGGTCTGACCCTGAAAAGTTTGAGCCAGAACGGTTTTTGACATCTAACAAAGACGTAGATTTTGGTGGACAGAATTACAAGTTGATTGCATTCGGGTTAGGACGACGGACGTGTCCTGCAATCCATTTAGGTCTCCGGGTGGTTCATTATATCCTGGCAAGGTTCTTGCACAGCTTCGACGTGGCAAGACCATCGAGTCAAGAAGTGGACATGACGCAGACCAATGGGATGGTCAATCTCAAAACCACTCCACTCGAAGTCATCGTAACACCTAGGCTTCATGAAACTCTCTACACTGCGGATCGCACTGCTTGA